The sequence TCGCCACATCGTGGTCGTGCAGGTCCCACGTCACCGCTCCCGTCCACGCGTGCCCGTTGTCATCGACCCACTGCCCCCCCACCTTCTTCACGATCAGCCCCACCGGCGGCGCGCTCGGGAGCCCCGCGCTCATCGGGGGGCTGAAAAGCGTCCCCGCGTTCGGCGGCGGGTTCGGCCGCCCCGGGTACGGGTTCGCCGCGCCCGACACCACGCTCTGCCCGAGGATCGTCGTCCCATTCCCCGATTCAAACACCGCCGCGTACACCCGCGTCCCATCGGTCGCTAGCGCCCGCGGGTCCTCGCCCGCGATCGCCACCACCGTCGGCGGGCTCTGCGGCGACACCAGCGAGAACACCAGCACCTGGTTCAACTGCGACGCCGACACGAACGCCCGCTTGCCCGCGAACACCACGTCGCACGGCTCATCCCCCGCGGCGAGCGTCCGCACCACGCGCATCGTCGTCAGGTCCACGATGCTCACCGAGTCCGAGATGTGGTTCACCACCCACGCCTCGGTGTTCGACCTCGCACGCACCGACACCGGGTCCAGCCCCACGCTCACCGATCCCGCCTTCACCGGCGGCCCGGATCGCGTCACGTCGAACACCTCCAACCGGTTGTCCGCCGTATTCACCGCCAGCAGCAGCCCGCGGTCCGGCGTCAGGTCGATCGGATGGACGTGCGGCGACTCCCAGTTCACGAAATCCGACTGCCCCCTCGCGCCAGACGCCCCGGCGACCACGGCCGCGCACGCGGCGATCAGAAGAGTCGTAGCCTTGCTCATGGATCTGGTCTTTGCTTGGGTTCTGGCGTGCGCGGGCGGCGAATGCCTGGATCTCAGAGTGTACTCCCGGACCGATCAGGTGCCACGACCGGCCCCCAGTCCCGGACGGGGACGAAGCCCTGTAACACCCTTCGCATGCGGCGTGTAACGGTTGGAGCGAATGTGCATGCAGGCCCAGGAACCGAGATCCAGCCACGGCCCCGCCCCGGCCGCTCGCCTCAAGTGGCGACTCGTCGCGGGCTACTGGGCCGTCCAGGCTGTCGTCCTGTATGTCGGATGGCCCATTCTCACAGACTTCGGCTGGAGTGACCTGGTCTTTTCCCGCGGCTGGCTCGCCTGGGGTGGCGGATCCATCGCCGTCATCACCACCCTGCAGGCCCTGTTCCTGCTCCCTATCCGCCGGCCCGGCCTGACCAGCGAGGGAACGTGGTCGGTCAGGACCAGCCTCGCCATCGCGGGGCTCGCCATCGCGTTCATGATCATGGCGATCCTGACCACCGTCACCGATATCTTCTTCCTCAGCGATATCGACCAGCCCCTGCGCGACTGGGGCTACCTCGCCGCTTTCGGCGCCACGCTCGCGATGTTCTGGACCATCGTCACCCCGCTGGTCTTCGCCTTCTGCCGCAACCGCCCGCGAGAGTCCGCGCTCGCCCGCCTCGCCGCTCTGATCTTCACCGGCACCGTCATCGAAGCCGCCTCAATCATCCCCGTGGACGTGATGGTGCGCCGCAAATCCAAGTGCTACTGCGACCAAGGCACGTTCTGGAGCCTGACCATCTGCGGCGTCGTCGGCACGTTCATGCTCGGACCGGCCGTCTACCTCCCGCTCCTCGCCCGCCGCCGCCAACGCTACTACGCCGGCCACTGCGCAGTCTGCGGTTACGACATGTCCGGCTGCATGACCGCCGACCGCTGCCCCGAGTGCGGCGCCGGCTGGCGCGCGTCCCGCGGCGACATCAGCACCCCGCCGACACCGCCGCGAGCCACCGCCCGATGAACACCGCGATGTCCGCCGGTGTCACCGCCCCATCGTGGTCCACATCCGCGATCGGCACGCCATAGGTCAGCGACGCCGTCCACGCGCCGACGAACTGTGCGATGTCCGCGGGCAGCGCCGAGCCGTCCCCATCCCAGTCTGCGACGCACTGCGTCCGCCCGCACGGGAACTGCCGGAACCACATCAGCGACTGAGCCCCGCCCCCATCCACCGCCATGAACAGGCCCCGCCGCTCCGAGACACAGTCCGTCGCCGCCATCACCGCGAGCCCCTCCAGGTTCGCGTCGGGCGCCGACCCCGGCGGCGGCAGGTACGTCGCCAGGTCGTTCAGCACCCGCTCCCCGCCCTGCCCCGGCGACGACGCCAGCGTTGACACCTGCACCGTGTTGTGGTTCTCGCCGTGCAGGATGAACATCAGGCCTGTCGAGCGGTCGAAGAACAGTTCCGCCGTCTCCGTGAAGTTCGTCGCGTAGACCCCGACGAAATCAAACGTCGAGTTCCCCCGATCCAGGTCGAAGACGTACACCTTCCCGCCATTCTGGTGCCCCACGAACATCAGCCCCCCCATGCCCCGCTGGCTCACCCGCAACTGCCCCGCCAGGTCGACGAACCCCGCAGCCCGCAGGTACGCATCGGGCACAAACGCGAGCCCCTCCGCGCCGAGCCCCCCATCCAGCGGCAGGTGCGGCCGCGTGTTCCAGTTGTTGGCGAGCACCGCCGTCCCGTAGGTCGAAACGCTGTACTCCTTGATCCGCTCCTCCCCCTCGATCATCACGTACACCGTGTCCTGCGACAGGTCCGCCTGCGTGATCGCCTCCAGATCCCCGAACCCGGTCCACTCCCCGCGCAGCCCGCTCCGAGTCTCCACCGCAAACCCCGCCCCGTTCTCCTTCAGCACCCAGAACTTCGACGCCGCCGCCCCGGGCCCGTTGCGGCAGACCCACAGCCGGCGCGTCAGCGGGTTCCAGAACGCGCCCGAGAGGTCCACGTGGAAGTCGTTGACCCCCGGCCCCTCAACATCGGTCAGATTCGTCGCCGCGCCCCACGCCTCCGCGGGCCATGGCGCCGGCGGCGCCCCCACCACACCAAGCACAAGCGCCGCCACCATCACGCCGACAGGCATCACGCGACTCCGGCCCCGCCAGGCCCGAGTCTACTCCCCGCCCCGCAGCGCGACCCCCTCGCCCTCAAGAATCCGGTACTCCGTGCCCGATCGGGCCCTCACCACGGGCCGCGCCACACTCGCTCCGTCACGTCCGAAAACCTCGATCGCGTCCAGCGTCACGCGGCCATCCACCGCCGCCTCACCCGTCGCCCCGAGCGGGAACGCCGCCATCCCCGACGCCAGCAGCGACACCTCAAACTCCTCCCCGAGCGTGATCGGTACCCGCTCGCTGCGGTGCACCCCTTGAGCGCCAAGATCGATCGGCACCTCCAGGTCCGCCGCGTCGCCGCTGCGGATGAACACGTGCAGGTCCGCCCCGCCCGCCGCGTGGTGATCCCCCGCCGGGCCGACCACGCTCCCCGAGACGCGAAGCCGGTAGACCACCCACGCCCGGCTCCCCGGCGCGCCCGCCGCGGTCACCACCAGCCGATCCGTAAACCCCGCGGCTGCCGACGCACCATTCGCATCGAACGACGCCGCAACCGCCTCAACGCGCGCCCGCACGGACATCGCGCCAAACGCCGCGTCCGCGTCGGCATCCGCCGCGAGCCGGCCGCGGGACGTGAACCCGCTGTAGGCCATCGTGGCCCGCGCGTCCCCCTCGCCGACGTGCTCATCGGCGACAATCCCGCGCGCCGTCCGGTACCACGCGCGCGCACGCGACCGCAGCGTGACGCCCCCCACCGGCTCATTCGCCCGCGGCTTATCACCCGGCGCGGAAACGGCCGGCACGGTGGTGTCCGCGACGGCCGTCAAAGGAGGACCTGACTTCATCGAACCGCCAACTCCGGCCGCTCCGGCGCACCCGCCCAGCACCGCAAGCACGCACACGGCCCCGACGCTCCGGCGATTCATCCGCACCCGCCCGACAACGCGGCCACCCAGGCGCCGATGAACGAGGCAATGTCCGCCGGCTCCACCGTCCCGTTGCCGTCGAAGTCTCCTGCGAGCGTCCCGCCGGAGATCGAGTTGAACCAGTCCAGCACGAAGATCGCGATGTCCGTCGGCTCGATCACGCCGTTCCCGTCCCGGTCCGCCGGGCACGGGGGCACGCTGATCGTAAAGGCTGTTCCGGCGAAGTTGTTGAACACCGCAGCGCCCGCCGTCAGCGCGTAGTCCGCGGCGTTGGTCGTGCTCCCCGCCGAGGCCGTCCCGCTGAACCGCAGCGCCTGCAGACCGGCCGTCGGCAGCGGGCCCGCGAACGAGGGGCCGAAGTTGCCGTTGCTGTCGTTGGTGAACTCGCCCGTCGTCGACCCGGTGTACGCCGCGCCCCCGAACGACACCGACCACAGGATCGAGCCGAAGTTGTCCTCGAACGTGACCCGCCCCGCCGCGAGGTACGACGCCGGGATCGGGCTGGTCATCACGAAGTCCGCCTGCATCGCCGGCGTCGAGTGGTTCCCGAATCCGGGGCTCACCACCAGCACGCGCGACCCCAGCCCCGACCCCACCAGCTGGTCCGGCGAGTTCGGCGGGAACGCGATCAGCACGACCGGGTTCAGCCCCGCCGCGTCGTACGCCACCAGCCGCGAGTTCTGCAACTGGTCCTGCGGAAACGCACTCCGCATCCGCAACTGGATCGCCTGCGCCGTGGTGTCGCCGTTCACCCCGCCGATCACCATCTCGATCTGCATCAGGTGAAACGTCGCGTGCGCCAGCGCCGGGAAGACCGTCAGAACAACCGCGGCGATCAACCCGCCGCGGACTCTTCGGTGCATGATCATGGTGCGTCTCCTTCGGGCCTCGCCGTGCGACTGCGAGCCCCTCTACCGCACTATGTCACGCCCCGCCCGGCCCCTTGCACCCCCTCAGCACCCCCCCTGCACGGCCTGGAGCCACGCCTGGATGAACGCCGCGATATCCACCGGGTCCACCGTCCCGCTACCGTCAAAGTCCCCCTCCAGCGTCCCCCCGGCCACCGACGCCAGCCACGCCTGGATGAAGACCGCGATGTCCGTCGGCTCGACCTCGCCGTTGCCGTCAAAGTCCGCCGGGCACGCCCCGGTTCCCTCGACCCGCAGGCACAGCGCCGCCGAAGCCCCGCCACTCCACTCCCCGAAGTCCGTCGTCGCCGTGTACCCACTGCCCGTCGCGGCGAAGTTCCACACGCCGTTCTCCTGCGCCTCGGCCGACGACTCCGCCACGACCCAGTACTTCCGCCCCGACCGCAGCAGCGGGTGCGACGACGAGTTCACGAACTGCTGCACCGGCTGCCACCCCACCGCCGCGACATTGATCTGCCACGTCTCCAGTACGGTCCCCGACGGCACCGAGACGCCGCCGCCAAACTCGTCCGACGCATCCGTCTGCAGCGTCAGCGTAACCGATGGATGCCCACCGCCGAAATCGTTGTTCATGAAGTACACCCCCACCCGGTCCAGTGTGTAGCTGCCCGAGGGCGCGAACCGCGCCGCCACCGACTGGGCGTCGAAGACATCCGGGCCCCAGAAGCCGAGCGCCCCGCCCGGCGCATCGGTGTCGTGCAGCACGTCCGCAACACACAGGCTCGAACACGCCAGAACAACCGCACACGCCGCTCGCTTCATGATCCGGCCTCCCTGTGCAAGACTCGCGGCAGCACCATCGGCTCCGCCGCCCCGCGCCCGCATCATAACATTGGATCTAGCCCCTACAACCCCCAAAATGACAAGCCCGGCCGTTCGGTCACGGCCGGGCTCGGCAACAGGCCTTGTCCGATCGCCAGGGATCAGCAGCCGTTCTGTACCGCGTTGAACCACGCGTTGATGAAGCCGGCAATATCCGCCGGTTCTACCACGCCGTTGTTATCCCAGTCGCCCGCCACGCCGCCGAACGACACGCTGGTGAACCAGTCGTTGATGAACGCAGCGATATCCACCGGCTCGACCACCCCGTTGTGGTCCCAGTCCGGCGGGCACGAGGGCGTGCCGATCTCCACCGTGCCGTACACCACCACCGCCGTCGGGTTCACCGAGTTGTCGTTCCACAGCCCGTTGGACCCGAACATCTCCGTGTAATCCTCGACGCCGCCGGAGTCGTTTGGCTCGCCGCCGCTCCAGTTGGTAAACCCCGGCGTCTCTCCACTGGTCCAGACGAACGTGCCCTCGCTGGCGATGTCGTTGTACCCCAGCCAGAGCCGCCGGCCCGTGCCGCCGAAGTTCCCGAGGTTCTCGCGAACCCACTCGTTCTCGGCCGCGTCGTTGATCGTCACCAGGTGCCCGCCCATCGACACCGCCGTGGCCTCACCGACGGTCCACGGCGTCCGCTCCAGCAGGTAATAGGTGTGCCCGTTTGCGGGGTTCACGATCGGCCCGCCCAGCACTGGGGTCAGCCCCGAGAGGATCTCGAGCGTCCCCGTGCCCGTCGCGTCCGCCGCGTACGAGCCCAGGCGAACCATGTACTGCTGCCCCGCCGTCGCGACAAAGTCCAGTTCGCTCCGCGTGCCGCAGGAGTCGTCGTTGCAGACCAGGATCCCGCCCGCCTCGGGGCACGGGGAGCACCCGGCGTACACCGCCAGTTTCGTGTCGTACGTCGCCGTGCAGGTCCGCATCTTCGTCGGCCCCGACACCTGCGCCGTCCAGCAGTACCACGTGTCGTTGAAGATCTGGTCCTGGCTGAAGAACAGGCACGATGGGCTCGACACGCCGTCGGTCGTCGCCCCCGTGGTGTCGAACGCCACGCTCGCAAAGCCCGCGATCGCCGTCGGCGCATCGCACGCGTCGTTCACCGGCTGCGCCATCGCACCCGACCACGCCGCCACCGCAACCGCCGCCGCCACGATGCCCCGACTCGCTTGTCGACCGTTCACGCTGACCTCCTTCGGTTGCCCCACGAGCGTGGGCCCTTTCTCACTCCGATCGCCAGCGACCCGGACTCACGCCACTCAGCACCCGGTCGTCAGGCGACTGAACCACGCCGATACGAACGCGGCGATATCCGCCGGTTCCACCACTCCGTTCTTGTCATAGTCACCGCCCAGCGTCCCGTTGGCCACCGAGTTGGCCCACAGATTCACGAACACCGCGATCTCGGTCGGCACTGGCGGAGGCGGGTTCCCCAGCGTCCCTTCGATGTTCACCCGCTGGGCGTACACATCGTTGTTGCCCGTCCTGTTGTCGTGCCAGACCACCAGGCCCGTGCCGTCAGGCCGCGACGACGCATCCAGCCGGCCCTTGCTCCCGCTCCCGGTCCCGACACCCAGCGGCGACACCAGCCAGTTCGGATTCCCCAGCGTGTCCACCTTGAACCCGCGCACGGCGGCGCTCGCCCCGGGCTGGTCGAAGTAGTACACCATCGCGCCGTTCACCGAGTTCACAACCTTGACGAACGAGTTCTGCATCGTGCTCAGCGGCAGGAACTCCACCCCCGAGTCCGTCCACAGCCTCGCCCCGCCCGCGCTGATCTTCTGGCCGGAGAGCCCCCACTGGCTCTGCACCGTGTTGCTCTCGGTCCAGAACAGGAACGTCTCGCCCGTGCCCCCGTGGTACGCAATCGACGCCGAGAGCTTGTAGTTCGCCGTCGTCGACCCCGCGACGCCGCCGTGCGGGAAGACCTCGACGCCCGCCGCGGACACCCGCTGCACGTACGCGTTCCGTGTCCCGCCCGTCTCGTACCAGCCATAGACCGCCCCGCCCGCGCCATCCGACACAAACGTCGGGAAGTACCCGTTCTGCACGCTGTTCGCGTCGAACACGATCACCGGGTTCCCCGAGTTCCACAGCGGCGCTCCCGCAGCGTCGTACTTCTGCGTGTACAGGTGCTTGTTCGACAGGAAGTTGCCGACGTACCGGATCCACAGCGCGATCACCGCGCCGTTGTCGGAGCCCACCAGCTCGCTCACCGCGTACGACCCGACCGCCGGAGCGCTTGCGATGCCGTCGCTCACCCACTGCGTCGCCCCCGCCCCGTCGAGCCGCTGCATCCGGAACCCGGCGCCCAGCGACCACCCCACCACCACGCTCCCGTCCGACGTGCACGCCACCTTCGGGTTGTTCCCGCCCGAGGTCGTCGACACCGTCACCGATCCATCGACTCCCCACGGCATCGAGCCCGATGGCGTCACCTTGTTCACCGACACCTGCACCGACCCCGACCGGTCATCCCGGTACGCCAGGTACGCGTTCCCCGCCCCGTCCACCGCTAGCCCGTAGTCCTGCGTCGACGACTGCCCGCCCGCCGCCACCAGCATCCCGTCCGCGCCCAGTTGCGGGTTGCCGCGGCAGTCCAGCCGCTGGATGTACATCCCGTACCCCGACCCGCGGTTGTCGTAGAACGACACCCAGCACCCCCCATCGCTCGTCGAACGAACTTTGGGCTGAACCGAATCCCCGGAAATGTTTGTGATGGCCAAGTTGGTTGACGAATCAGACGACCACTGGGCAGCCGCCCCAGTAGCCAGTACGCTCACGACAGCCAGCGCCCCGACCCATCGCATACGCTTCTTCATCACGATCACTCTCCTGGTGAATTCCGTTATTTCTAAGGTGTTTTTGGCCAATCGACTGCTGTATTCTTTGGATTGTTGGTCAATCGATCTCAGATCAGTATGATTGATCTCAGAACGGCGTCAAGGCTGGGTCCGAGTTTTTCTGCCTGATTCAGAAAGGAAGCAGGATGCTGAATGCGACCGCAGGCATTTCCGCCGGTTCCTGGGGGGCGGGGTTCCTCGTCGGCCGGCCCGTCCAGCCCCTCTCCGAACGCGAGCGGGCCGATGCCGACCACGTCGCTCGCCGCCTGCACGCCGAGCTCCGCTCCCTTGTTGCCTGCCTGAATGAGCCCGACCGCGGCGCCAGCGCCATGTCCCGCGCCCTTTCCCTGGACCGAGCGACCTGCCAGCGCATCGTCGCCGCGACGTCCCGGTCCACCGCCGACCCAGAGACGCTGGTCCAGCTCCCCGGCGTCATGGGGCTCCGGCAGTTCGTCGAGGCCATGAGCGCCCGCACCGAGGTCGCGGCCGAGCAGATTGCCGCCGCCACCGCCGCCATCGATCGGTTCGCCGAGTTCCTTGATCGCATCGGCGCCAGCCAGCGCAAACTCAAGGAACGACTTGGCGCGGACCGCGCCTCGCTCGACGGCGTCGCCCACCAGCACCCCGGCGCGAGCGATGACCCCGCCATCCGTGAGGCGCTCTTCATGGCCGCCGCCGCGGTCACCGGCCGATCCAGCGAAGTTGCCAACTACATCCGCGTCATCCGCCCCGTGCCCGGCATGCCCGGCAAGACCGAATGGGCCCTCGTCAAAGGCCTGATCGGCCACCGCTCCCGCACGCAGGCTGTTCCCCTCGTCGCCGGGCACGACGCCACGCAGCGCACCATCGAGGCCGGGCCACCGGTTTTCGCCACACTCGACGACAAGCCCGCCAGCGGGCCCTCCCAGGCCTCGCTCCTCGCCCCGTTCTGCTCCCAGCCTCTCCCCTCCGTCACCTCCCGCAATGCGGGCCCGCGCGTCGTCCACGTCATCGATACCGACCAGACCAATCCAGGACCGGCGGACATCGTCATCGCCAGCCGCAGCGCCCTCCCCGACACCCACCCGGCCTCGCTCCGCCCCGCCGTCGGTGAGGTCTGGCTCCTCCAGACGTTCCCGGCCCGCCGCCTCATCTTTGACGTCTACCTCCACCGCGATATCGCCCGCCGCTGCATCCCGTCGATCGAATTGCACCTTTGGGAGCCGGACGTCGGCCGCCAAGGCGCAGGCCGTTGGGCCACCCAGTTCCCCGGCGGGCCGCGCCTGGAACTCCTCGGCCCCGGCCTCTCCGGCGCCGCGACCGACGCCTACCCGCGCCACGCCGACCTCACCTCGCACCTGTTCTCCCGCCTTGATTGGCCGGCCGACGAGTTCGTCGGCTACCGCTGCGATATCCCCTACCCCGTCTGGCGCGCCGGCTACTGCATGGTCTTCGATTTCGCCGGGAACGAAACGGAATAGCAGCAGCGGGAACGGCTTGACCGCCCGGTACACTGGACGGCGTGGAACCCGCGCCGCTCAACCCCGATCTCCCCAATCGGGCTGCCGGCGATCTCCTCCCCCTCGTCTACGAGCAACTCCGCGCCATCGCGCGCCAACGCATGGCCCTGGAGCGCCACGCCGGCGCCGGCCACACCCTCCAGCCCACCGCCCTGGTCCACGAGGCCTTCGCCCGCCTCTCGCGCGAAGCCGACCACCCGCCCGGCGAGCCCGCCGCACCAGCCACCTGGCACGACCACCGCCAGTTCTTCCTCGCCGCGGCCAGGGAGATGGAGCGAGTCCTCGTCGACCACGCCCGCATCAAGTTCGCCGCCAAGCGCGGCGGCGATCCGTCCCAGTCCGGCGGCTGGAAGCGCCTCCCCGTCGACATCATCGAACTCGCCCAGCCCGAGCGAGGCGGCGATGTCCTGGCCTTGCGCGACGCCCTTCTTCGCTTAGAACAGGAGGACCCGCAGGCGGCCGCGGTGGTCCGCCTCCGGTTCTTCGCCGGTCTCTCGACCGAGCAGACCGCGCTCGCGCTGGGCGTCTCGGAGCGCACCGTGATCCGTGAATGGGCGTACGCACGCACCTGGCTCGCTGCCGAAGTGGCCACGACCGAGCCGCCAGAGGCCGGGAACCCATGACCGAGCACGAACGAGCCCTCGCGAAAGAGACCTTCCTCGCCGTGGTCGAACTCGACGAGCCCGCACGGCGGCACTACCTCGATCGCGCCTGCGCCGGGCACGACGCCGTCCGCCACCGCGTCGAGGCGCTCCTCCGCGCCAAGACCGCCATCGGCTCCTCGCTCCTGTCCCCCGCTCCGGCGATCAGCGACTGCGAGATCGACGGGTACGAACTCCTGGAGGTCCTCGGCGAGGGTGGCTTCGGCACCGTCTACCGCGCCCGCCGCACCGGCCCCGTGCAGAAGGAATACGCCCTCAAGATCCTGCGGACCGGCCTCGCATCCGCCGAAGCCGTCGCGCGATTCCGCGTCGAACAGCAGGCCCTCGAGGCCATGGACCACCCGTCGATCGCCCGCGTGCTCGACGCCGGCGTCACGCGGCCACCAGAGTCCCGCCCTTACCTCGTCATGGAACTCGTCAACGGCGAGCCGATCACCGCCTTCTCCGACCGCTGCCGCCTGTCCATCGCCGACCGCGTCCGTCTGATCATCGACACCTGCCGCGCTGTCCAGCACGCGCACCAGAAGGGCGTCATCCACCGCGACCTCAAGCCCGCCAACATCCTCGCCGGCCGCGCCGACGACCGCACCGGCACCGGGCGCATCTGGATCAAGGTGATCGACTTCGGCATCGCCAAGCCCGCGCGCCCCGCCCCGGGCAGCGCCCATCTCACCCGCTCCATGCAGCTCATCGGCACACCCACCTACATGAGCCCGGAGCAGATCCGCGCCGCGGGCGGCCTCGGCGATGTGGACTCCCGCGCCGACGTCTACGCCCTCGGCGCCGTGCTCTACGAGCTCCTGTGCGGCTCCCCCGTCGTCGACGCCGCCGCCCTCGCCAGCGCCGGCCCCGCACAGATCGAGCGGCTCGTCTGCGAGGCCGAGCCCCGTCCCCCCAGCGCCCGCGCTGCGCACGACACCGCCCTGCCCGCCCTCGCCCAGGCCCGCTCGACCGATGCGCCGCGCCTCACCCGCTCGCTCCGGCGCGAACTGGACTGGATCACCATGCGAGCCCTTTCGCCCGAGCGCGCCCGCCGCTACCAGACCGCCGAGGCCCTCGCCGCGGACCTCGAGCGGGCCCTCGCCGGCGAGCCCGTCGAAGCCGCCCCGCCCTCTCGCCTCTACCGCCTCTCCCGCATCATCCGCCGCAACCGCGCCGGCTTCATCGCTGCGAGCATCGCCGCCGCGGTCCTCATCGCCGGCTCGATCGTCAGCCTCTACCAGATGTACCGGGCCCGCGAGGCCGAACGCCTTGCAGTCCGCGAGCACCTCATCGCCAGCACCGCCAACGAGTTCCTCCGCGACACCATCCTCGCCGCCACCGCGGAACTCCCCGACGGCCCGCCGGACACCGCCCCTCCCGGCGGACGCGACGTCAAGATGCGCGACGTCCTCGACCAAGCCTCCCGCCGTATCGCCGTCGCCTCCCGCCCAGGAGGGCGATTCGACGGCCAACCGGGGATCAGCGCCGCCGTCCACGACATGCTGGCCCGCATCTACCTCGCCCTCGGCGCCCTTCCCCAGGCCCGCCGCCACGCCGACGATTCACTCGATCTCTGGACCCAGGACCGCGGTCGTCGCGCCCAGGAATCCGTCCGCGCCATGATCCTCCTCGGACTTGTCGACCGCGAACTCGGCCGCGGCGCCGAGGCCGAGCCGGTCCTGATCGAGGCCGCGGGCATCAGCCTCGCGACCTGCGGCCCGGACGATCCGCTCACCCTCCACGCCCAGAGCGCCCTCGCCAGCCTCTACTACTGGGGCCTCCCCAACCAGCCCGAGGCCGAACGGCTCTACCGCGCCGTCCTCGCGAAACGCACCGCGCTCCTCGGCCCCGACCACCCCGACACCCTGACCTCCGCCTACGGCCTCGCCCGCACCCTCCTCGCCCAATACAGGCTCGACGAGGCCGAATCCCTCCACGCCAGCGTGCTCGCCGCCCGCCGGCGCGTCCTCGGCGACAACCACCCAGACACCCTCTGGTCCCGCTTCAACGTCGCCCGCATCCTCGCCGCCCGCGGCAAACTGCAGGAAGCCGCGGCCATGCACCTCGAAGTCCTCGAGGCCCGCCGTCGCATGCTCGGTGAGAGCCACCTCGCCACCCTCGCCTCGATGCAGGACTACGCCGCGGCGCTCCTCGCGCTCGGCCACCCCGCGGAGGCCGAGCCGATCATCCGCCGCGGCGTCGAACTCGGCCTCCCGCTGCTCGGCCCCGAGCACATCGACTACCTCGTCGCCCTCTCCACCCTCGGCGCGACGCTCCACAGCCTCGGCCGGGACTCCGAGGCCCTGCCCCTGGTGCAGACCGCCTACACCGGCCTCCTCCGCAAGTACGGGCCCGACCACTCGGACACGAAGGGCGCCCGCCACCGTTTGGACGAGATTCGGTCGAGCCTCCACCAGTAGCGGCCTTGAAAAAACTTAGGGCCCGAGTGTCCTCCACCCCGGGAGTTCGTCGCCTCTTGTGGAGACGGGAAGGACCCCGGCCGGCCGCCGGGTCCGCGCACCCGTCAAACGGAGGTTCGCCCATGTTCGAGACCACCCGCCGGGCACAGCGCCTCGCCGCGACTGGATCGATCACCGCCCTCGCCATCATGCTCGCCGCGACACCCTCGCTCGCGCAGGCCCCCGTCAACCAACCGGGCCCCGCGCTCGAAGGCGTCGCCGGGCCCGGTGATGCACCGCTCAAGGATGCGGTCGCACCCCTGTCGACCCGCCTCGGCGTGAAACTCCCCAACATCCCGGTCGTGAACCTCGACCCCGTCGATGTGCCACGCCTCGTAGCCGAGGACGCCGCGGAACCCACCGGCCGCCTGCGCGAGGGCGTCGCCGTCCCCTTCAAGTTCCACCCCGCGATGGGCGACATGCACGAGGTCCCCGGCGGCGGCTGGCTCTGGGTGCTCGATGTGCATGCCCCAGGCTCCTACGGCGTCCGCCTGCACCTCGCGGACTTCTCGCTCCCCGCCGGCGCCGAGGCGATCGTCTACGACCCGAAGATCCCCGACAACCTCCCCTCCCCCTACACCGGCAAGGGCCCGGACGGCACCGGCGAGTTCTGGGCGTGGACCAGTTGGAGCGACACCGCCCGCATCGAGGTCTACTACCCCAAGCCCATCGGCGATGCCCGCTTCAACGACCTGTTCACGATCGACCAGGCCATCCACATGTACCGCAACCCCATGACCGGCCAGCCCGGCGAGACCGGCCTCCGCGAACTGGGCTGCCACAACGACCTGACGTGCTTCCCCAACTGGGTGAACGTCGGCGGCTGCGTCGGCCGCATGAGCTTCGTCCTCAACGGCTCCAGCTTCGCCTGCAGCGGCGCGATGATGAAC comes from Phycisphaeraceae bacterium and encodes:
- a CDS encoding serine/threonine protein kinase, which gives rise to MTEHERALAKETFLAVVELDEPARRHYLDRACAGHDAVRHRVEALLRAKTAIGSSLLSPAPAISDCEIDGYELLEVLGEGGFGTVYRARRTGPVQKEYALKILRTGLASAEAVARFRVEQQALEAMDHPSIARVLDAGVTRPPESRPYLVMELVNGEPITAFSDRCRLSIADRVRLIIDTCRAVQHAHQKGVIHRDLKPANILAGRADDRTGTGRIWIKVIDFGIAKPARPAPGSAHLTRSMQLIGTPTYMSPEQIRAAGGLGDVDSRADVYALGAVLYELLCGSPVVDAAALASAGPAQIERLVCEAEPRPPSARAAHDTALPALAQARSTDAPRLTRSLRRELDWITMRALSPERARRYQTAEALAADLERALAGEPVEAAPPSRLYRLSRIIRRNRAGFIAASIAAAVLIAGSIVSLYQMYRAREAERLAVREHLIASTANEFLRDTILAATAELPDGPPDTAPPGGRDVKMRDVLDQASRRIAVASRPGGRFDGQPGISAAVHDMLARIYLALGALPQARRHADDSLDLWTQDRGRRAQESVRAMILLGLVDRELGRGAEAEPVLIEAAGISLATCGPDDPLTLHAQSALASLYYWGLPNQPEAERLYRAVLAKRTALLGPDHPDTLTSAYGLARTLLAQYRLDEAESLHASVLAARRRVLGDNHPDTLWSRFNVARILAARGKLQEAAAMHLEVLEARRRMLGESHLATLASMQDYAAALLALGHPAEAEPIIRRGVELGLPLLGPEHIDYLVALSTLGATLHSLGRDSEALPLVQTAYTGLLRKYGPDHSDTKGARHRLDEIRSSLHQ